attttatttttcaaccAAGTATTGACATATTAATATCAAATGAATCATCCTAGAAACTTATATCTGTAACAACTATCGACCAGACGTAAAATGCTTAAAAGTCCTTTCAGTTATGCCTCTATTTATTGTTTCCATGTTTTGATGTACAAATTGTCCAGGCAACAATTCAGATGCTTACACTTAGCTTCAAAAAGCCAAGTTATCCTTACTTTTAGTGGCTGTTTCAACATATAGACACTAATTTCCCATCAGCACTTTCCACTTCTACTACTGGCATACTTCAGTTTTCCAGTAATCTAGATTAGTTTGGTTTCTTGTACCTAACTTCCCTGACATATACCTCTGGATTTTCAGCCTAAACTATCAATCCCAGATTTTTACACATTTGTGCTGTTTCCATATTGAATGAGTACCCGTCAAATGATCTCTTTGCTTATTTTCTAAAACTGAACAGGTATTTGATAGCATCTTCCGAAGTTCATCCTTCGCCTGCCTGCTAATTATTGTGTTGTTCCTTATAGCATGTTATTTCAATTAAACTGAAATTTGAATTACATTCATGGGATTCACCAGATTGAATACCCTGTTTTTATGGCTAAATGATTGGTTATCCTTTACTCCAACTTTCTTAATTTCTGCAGGTGGTCGAAATAAGTAAGGGCAGTAAAGTGAAATACGAGCTTGACAAGAAAACTGGTCTAATCAAGGTAAATACTAAACTGATGTGCAGAACAATTGTAATTgatacaaaattatttattatgattgCACATGCAGGTTGATCGAGTTCTTTACTCATCTGTTGTATACCCTCATAACTATGGCTTCATACCCCGCACACTCTGTGAAGACAGTGACCCAATGGATGTGTTGGTCATTATGCAGGTAAAATGCTTGTCTAGAAATTTTACCAAATATTTATAATACAACCAAACTAAAAAGTTCTAGCCTTATAATATGTGTTTTGGTATATTGAACTACGCTACATGATTCAGGAAATTAGCTATGAGACTATCCATACATGCATTGTTGCTTTTTACTGAATTTACTCTGAAATCTAAGGCTATTAGCATGCATTGTAAATATATTCAGGGATTTCTACTGCTTTTCTTCATTTTTGATCCTTGTCTGGGTGTTCTGCCAAGTTCATCAATTTAAGTGAGGCAATTGTTGATATTCACGGAACCATATATAATTGTCTGTTGAAACTCATAGAAGTCTGCTTGGGTGTAACCTATTTTGGATATTATATTTAAGAGTTCTCTATGCTTTGAAGACAATAATACTATCTTCACTATCGTTATCAGGAGCCAGTTCTTCCAGGATGCTTTCTAAGGGCTAAAGCTATCGGCCTCATGCCTATGATTGATCAGGTACCCTTCATTCAGCTTAAACCACCTCCGTCTTAAATAAATGGAGAAGAGAATAGCTGACTTATCTTGGGGAGAACAGGGTGAGAAAGATGACAAGATAATTGCTGTCTGTGCTGACGATCCTGAATACCGTGATTATACGGACATTAAAGAGCTTCCGCCCCATCGCTTGGCTGAAATCCGCCGTTTTTTTGAAGACTGTATCCTTAGTTGTAGATTTAATGAATGTCGGCTCTTTATTTTTGTTGCTCAACAAAAATGTTCCATTTTCACCCGTTTGGAATTTGAGAATTAACCGTGTATTTCACCTTAATAATAAAACAGACAAGAAAAATGAGAACAAGGATGTTGCTGTTGATGAATTTCTGCCAGCCACCAATGCTTATGACGCTATACAGCTCTCCATGTAAGTTACCCCTTCTTTATGGGAATAGCATTTCTCTGTATTCTGTTAGAACATAAGCTaccaactattttttttttcttcctatgCATAGACCAAAACAACAATGGTATTTCTCCAATGTAAACCTAAAGTTATAAGAGCAGTCATTCAGTACAAAATGAACTTGTGCTGGTTTGGGTGTGTAGTGATATTTATTGTAGTTGTAATTGGTGTGTGATATGAGGCATCCCTGTGGCTGATATTCCTTCCTCGTATTCATGTGGTTGGCTGAAGACGTGCATTTCCTTTTCTCTCATAATGTTTGAGCATATATTTGCTTTATTCCTGTGCAGGGACTTGTATGCAAACTATATTGTGGAGAGTCTGAGGCGCTAATCGGACAATCGATGTGGTTAGATATTTTCTGCACGGTTTGTTGACCTATGCGTAATATTCAAAAACTGATCCATATATAGTAGTATAGTACTTTGATGAAGACAAACTATCGTAATAGACCGACAGGTCTAAATCAAAGGTGATGGTGAAAACCAAATTTATACCTCCCCATGTAAAAAATTTACTGCAATGTTACTGCAGCTGTGCAGCAGATCTCAATTTTTCTTCGGTGCATTTAGGTGTTCATTTTTTGTTGTGCGTTCTTCCTTTTGTTAAGTCGTATCATTGTTAAATTTCGGTTGATTATTAGTTACCTTTCGCTGCATTCGTTGAAATGGTCATTACTTTGTCATTCTCAAAGCTTCATTACCCCACAAAATATGacttcttatttttctttatttacaaTCCAACCATGCATTGGCCAAAAGTTTCTCTATATCTACAAAGTTTATGTATCCATAATTAATTAGGGCAAAAATAACTTCTGTTTTAACTTAAATTATATCCAAAAAACAAGACATACCAAACATCAATAGTAGCATATTTATAATTGAGGATAtgttaattatattttgttCCTTAACTACTTGCTTGTACACTGAATATTTAGAACATTTTTTTATCCCATTCATTGTGTTGAACGCCAATGATCGTGAAAAAACGACAAGATATTTCATTCAATTCTAACAAGGAACAAACTAACGAGATGGTAGCTTTCCTTCCTACAtaaccaacaacaattaaaaattacatacaaaGAACAAAAACGATGGCATTCAAGCCCATCCTTGGGAACAGCATCGCCAGCATCAAGCCTTCTTGGGAGACTTGGTCCCCTTCGATGGAGATTTAGGTGACTTCTCCGCAGCCTTCTCAGACTTCTTAGGTAGAAGAACTGGATTGATGTTTGGTAGAACTCCACCATGAGCAATGGTAACTCCGGCAAGAAGCTTTCCGAGCTCCTCATCGTTCCTCACAGCTAGCAACACATGCCGCAGAATAATCCTGTTTTTCTTGTTGTCCCTAGCAGCATTGCCCGCCAATTCCAACACCTGCACACATTCCATAATTTTGCTATTGATGTATTAACAAATTTACAAAAGCTACACATTTACCAAATTCTCATCATCCATCATATATGCACACACACGCGCCTCTTTTACGCATACAATCAAAATTCAATCCAAATCGTTATAGCTTGGAACCATTTCGTGATACTACCAGTGGTGGATCTAATTTTGTTGGCAAACGAGCTGTCTCGAATTGACAATCTTCTGTTTTTTCCGTGGATTGGATCTCGTTTTGGAGATACTTTTAATCAAGGTATTTTCTGAATGAGGATTTTGTTATGCTTTTTTATTCTTAGGAATTAACCATTTGTCGCGCATCTCTGAGATTTTAGTTAGTTTATATTCGATTTTCAATCGACATATTTGGTGAAATTGTGTTGCCATCACAATGTAGTTCCAAATCTTCAGAGTTTGATAGTATGTTTTAGATCCAGTTCATCCACAAACTTTTGGGAGTGCTAATAGCTATAAATTTTGAATGTAGCACCTAGTAAAGTAAGCCTTGGGGTAATATGTggattattattataaattgatTGAACTAAGTGAATTATTATAAATTGATTTTACTCAGTGTTATTCTGCTAGTTTGTAGAGCTAATATGTGGATTGAATGAATACCATATACTTCGTACTGTTAATACTTTCATCTTCAAATTTCGGAGGCTGTTAGCTTAATGTTTCCTGAACATTGTCTCCTATGCACTCATTTGCAATCAATCAACTTTGAATTCTGCCTTTTTTGCAGTTCTTCTATTCAGCCTGAGTTGTGGATGGAAGGTTCCGTTCCTAGTGATACGCTGGCTTATCAAGACTTGAGGAGCAGCAGTGAGTCTGTGACGACTCCCAATATCCAAACCCAATACAGTTCAGGAGATCTTTCTATGAATGATCTGAAAATGTGTTTGAATGAGTTTGTAAGTGTTGAAGAAGTTGGAGTATCAAGTGGTGGCTTATTGGATGGAAACAATAGCAAATGTGATTTAGTGATGGAAGATGATTGCAAGGACTCAGCTGAATCCGGTGACAATCTACCTGATTCCACATCATCTGCTGTAAGTTATTTTTCAACCTCTTTGCAATACTTATCAGTTTTTGTAacttctcaaatatatcatGTGATTGAATTGAATTATGTTCTACCAAGTTCACATTGTATGCTGAATTTTGTCAGGCTATTTATTGTAGTCTACCAAAAGCTGTTTAATTGTGCATTAGAGCAATTACCAGTGCTGTAAATCCAATGCATTCACTAGTTCTTCCATTTGATTTCTGACTCCTGGAAGCAATTGACGTATTCAAAGAAATTTCCATAAACTTTTATTTCACGTGCTCATGTTAATTCACGAGGTTTTACTTTGATGTTTTGGATCCTTTTCCTTATCCCCATTTTCTGGGAGAATAATATGTTTTTCTGTGACTTTCTTGACACTCTTTGTGCATGGTGCAGGCAAGCATAGTAGTTCTTATCTTTCTTTTTTGAGTTATTGAATGTTCTTGCTTACCTTATATCTTCGAGAGGCAGTAGAAAAAGCACTGGATTCTAAATAATTCAGCCAAGGCGtgtgtttatataaatattgaAGGCTTATTCTTGGAAATATATTGTTAACAGTTatgtttctctcttcttttgatGTTACCCTTTAACAGACTCGTTATAAGCTTGCATCTGCCGTGAAAGGTAGCCGTGAAAAGCAGGGTATACCGCTTATGAAGCAGTATAAACACATGATGGCAGTGGCAGGAAATCTGGAAAGAACAAGCAGAAAGGTGGTGGGAAATCCTCGCGAGGGGGCAAAGGCAAAGGCAAAGGCAAGAAGCAAGCTCGGAAGAATGGTGGCACCACCACCGAATTCAAGCCAGTACATGATGACAGTTTGGCTAGCTTCTCTGAGCCTGAGGCAGGCACCATCGATTTCAACGTTATCAACACAGATCCATTATGTGGAAGCAGCTTTCTCAAGGAATCAGCCCAGAATTTGCACTTCCCCGTTGCGGAGGCCACATGATGATGTGCATTGATAGGGTTGCCTTGCATGTTTTCTCTCTTCCAGGAGTTAGGAATTTTGAGAAAGGGCATATCACCTAACATGGAATTAGGTACAACTCTTTTACTAGGAATTTTGTGTGTGAAGTATTTCGAATTTATGTAGATATATTTCAATCATAATCTCGCGTATTCATTTTTTGTGCCGAATCTAGGCTGTTCTACTAAAGCCGACGACACATTATAAAGGTTCTGTGTTCTTGCAAACGTTGTTATCTGCAACCATTTAGCCTAATCCAAGCAtccactttttcaatatttaattaatttatatctcATCCACATCATATTCCACATTattaatattcattcaacccAACCACaacattttttatgatttatcaATGACCATCCAACCAtatcattatatatatttattttttatactattatttttcagatataataattattattacatgaaatatctattattacataataaaattgaTTAAAGAAAACATAACTAATGACAAACTCAATATTgtaaaatcaaacaaataaaaaaacgtaaattataataattgaaataggaaattgaaaatacataattggtgCTCAAAACATAAGATGAAAATTAAGCATTCAGTTGCGATTGCCGAATTTTGTCTTGGCTTGAATGTTGGTTTTAaaatgaactttgaaattgaccaGAATTTGGAAAATCCTCAAAGTCGGGGAAATAATCTTAGGAAGGATTAAAATTTTGAGAAGAATAGAAATTTGGGGAACCGGAGAATATATTATTCTCATCATCCTCCATAGTTAGCAACaaatgaaactaaaaaatataaaattgtatgaaagaagaaaattataggaaaataaaagatgatatttttttgtatGTAAAACTATATTAATAATTGTAGTCTCCTATTTATAGAGcatgaaaaattataaattttactaTAACTTTTatagtttattaatttaatttattagagatatataaatattttaaacatggtACCTCAAGATACCGATAAACATGGTCTAAAGTTCAAATCTGTATCGTACATTAAAAGTTTTATGATGGAGTATCATAAACTTATGACATACAAAATAGATTGAATTGTATCATTAGTGGCTAACCTTTAGGGCGTGTTCGCTGATCCATAATTGGGCTCAAATCTTGTTCATTTCGTCAATTTCCCAGCATTCGGTGTTCACTAGTAATAACTGCACGACCCTCGAAAAAAACAGGGCCCACACTGAGACTTTCTCctctattagagcatccacaatagcgcctagcgcaccgcctagccgagcgccggcgctaggcggtgcgctaggcgaactattgcagccgcctagccgatttcgcggaaaaaaaccgcctagcgctcggcggttccgcggcgctaggcggtgcgctaggcgatccgctaggcgctattgcaacgtccggatcgcctagcgtaccgcctagcgcgaatttttaattttttttattccgaaacactatatatacgcgacttgcctgtcattttcattcgcaccacttgtattaacgagtactctctctatctaaatttctgtacaagatcaacaacggtaaatggatctcaacaacgagcctacttcagggagtagcggatctcaaactcccccgatcctcgtgggaggtggatggagtcagatgcacccgagtcagatgcacccgagtcagatgcacccatactacaacatgtacccgtggcagcagatgatgctcGGGATACCAGCGCGGaggagtccgccgggggcgtttccggcgatgtcggggtgggcacccagtgtccagatgccggggtgggcacccggaatgcagatgatgcccggcggggtaccggcgacacaggggacgccgggggacgtctatcgccccagtgttgatttttcgactggttcgtcgcacacatcgacgccaacggaggctgcgcctccggcccagtttgacactttctccttcgatgacttGGGGACAGATCTTTCCGGTAttccggatgctcccgttcaaaTG
This sequence is a window from Salvia splendens isolate huo1 chromosome 14, SspV2, whole genome shotgun sequence. Protein-coding genes within it:
- the LOC121766147 gene encoding soluble inorganic pyrophosphatase 4-like isoform X2; this translates as MAHPTEQSEKIPAVQKPPLNERILSSMTRKNDAAHPWHDLEIGPGAPKIFNCVVEISKGSKVKYELDKKTGLIKVDRVLYSSVVYPHNYGFIPRTLCEDSDPMDVLVIMQEPVLPGCFLRAKAIGLMPMIDQGEKDDKIIAVCADDPEYRDYTDIKELPPHRLAEIRRFFEDYKKNENKDVAVDEFLPATNAYDAIQLSMDLYANYIVESLRR
- the LOC121766147 gene encoding soluble inorganic pyrophosphatase PPA1-like isoform X1; this encodes MHLPAVMAHPTEQSEKIPAVQKPPLNERILSSMTRKNDAAHPWHDLEIGPGAPKIFNCVVEISKGSKVKYELDKKTGLIKVDRVLYSSVVYPHNYGFIPRTLCEDSDPMDVLVIMQEPVLPGCFLRAKAIGLMPMIDQGEKDDKIIAVCADDPEYRDYTDIKELPPHRLAEIRRFFEDYKKNENKDVAVDEFLPATNAYDAIQLSMDLYANYIVESLRR
- the LOC121764006 gene encoding uncharacterized protein LOC121764006 — encoded protein: MEGSVPSDTLAYQDLRSSSESVTTPNIQTQYSSGDLSMNDLKMCLNEFVSVEEVGVSSGGLLDGNNSKCDLVMEDDCKDSAESGDNLPDSTSSATRYKLASAVKGSREKQGIPLMKQYKHMMAVAGNLERTSRKVVGNPREGAKAKAKARSKLGRMVAPPPNSSQYMMTVWLASLSLRQAPSISTLSTQIHYVEAAFSRNQPRICTSPLRRPHDDVH